One Streptomyces formicae genomic window, TCCGTCGGAGAGTCCAGGCGGTCCTCGGTCGGCTCAGCGCCGGGCATATTCGCGGAAGCCACGACCCGTCTTGCGGCCGAGGCAGCCCGCGGCCACCAGGTGTTCGAGCAGCGGCGCCGGGGCCAGGCCCGGGTCGCGGAACTCGTGGTGCAGGACCTTCTCGATGGCGAGCGAGACGTCGAGGCCGACCACGTCCAGGAGCTCGAAGGGGCCCATGGGGTAGCCGCCGCCGAGCTTCATCGCGGCGTCGATGTCGTCCAGGGTGGCGTAGTGCTCCTGGACCATCTTGACCGCGTTGTTCAGGTACGGGAAGAGCAGCGCGTTCACGATGAAGCCCGCGCGGTCGCCGCAGTCCACCGGGTGCTTGCGGATCGCCGTGCAGACCTCGCGGACGGTGGCGTGCACGTCGTCCCCGGTCAGCACGGTGCGGACCACCTCGACCAGCTTCATCGCGGGCGCCGGGTTGAAGAAGTGCATGCCGATCACGTCGCGCGGGCGCGAGGTGGCGCGGGCGCAGGCGACGACCGGCAGCGAGGACGTCGTGGTCGCCAGGATCGCGCCCGGCTTGCAGACCTTGTCCAGCGTCGCGAACAGCTGCTGCTTGACCTCCAGGTCCTCCGCGATGGCCTCCAGGGCCAGATCGACGTCGGCGAACGCCTCGTACGAGTCGGCCGGGGTGATCCGCTCCAGGGTCTCCGCCGCCGACTCGGCGGACATCCTCCCCTTCTCGACCGAGCGGGCGAGGGACGTGCCGATGCGGGCCTTGGCGGTCCGCGCCTTCTCCTCGCTGCGCGCGGCGAGCACCACGTCGTACCCCGCCTTGGCGAAGACCTCGGCGATGCCGGACGCCATCGTGCCGGAGCCCGCCACCCCGACCGCGCGGACGGCACGGCTCGGGACGCGTCGCTCGTCCTCCTGCGGGGTCAGCGCGTCGCGCACCACCTCCGTGCTGCCGGGCTCGGCGTACGTGTAAAAGCCGCGCCCCGACTTGCGGCCGGTCAGGCCCGCCTCGCTGAGCTGCTTGAGGATCGGCGCGGGGGCGTGCAGGCGGTCGTGGGACTCGGCGTACATGGCGTCGAGGACCGTGCGGGCGGTGTCCACGCCGATCAGGTCGAGCAGCGCGAGCGGGCCCATCGGCAGGCCGCAGCCCAGCTTCATCGCGGCGTCGATGTCCTCGCGGGACGCGTACTTCGCCTCGTACATCGCGGCGGCCTGGTTGAGGTAGCCGAAGAGCAGCCCGTCGGCGACGAAACCGGGCCGGTCGCCGACCGCGACGGGCTCCTTGCCCAGGGCGTACGCGAGGTCGGTGACCGAGGCGACGGCGGCGGGCGCGGTCAGCACGGAGGAGACGACCTCGACGAGCTTCATCGCGGGCGCGGGGTTGAAGAAGTGCAGGCCGAGCACCCGCTCGGGGCGGGCGGACTCGGCGGCGAGCCGGGTGACGGACAGCGCGTTGGTGCCGGTCGCGATGATCGTGTCGGGGCGGACCACGGCGTCGAGTTCACGGACGATCCGCTGCTTGATCTCGTACGACTCGGGGACGACCTCGATCACCAGGTCGGCGTCGGCGGCGGCCTGCAGATCGGTGAAGGTGCGGACGCGGGCCAGGATGCCGCGCCGCTCCTCCTCGGTGAGGCGCTCGCGCCGCACCGCGCGGGCCGTCGAGGTCTCCAGGGCCACCACCGCCCGGGTGGCCGCCGCCTGGCTGATGTCGATGCCGATGACCTCGCGGCCCGCGCGGGCCAGGACCTCGGCGATGCCGGTGCCCATGGTGCCAAGACCGATGACGGCGACGGTGTTCAAGGGAGTGTCCATGCGTGGACTCCAGGAAGAGAGTGACGACTGAGGGGCGCACGCGCAGGCGGCAACTGCCGTACGGCGTGCGGAGAGTGATGCGTGTCGTGGCCGGGCGGCGAAGAGGGCACGCCCGGTGAGGAGCCGACGGGCCCTGTCCCGGAGCCGCGTCGTACTGGGTGGTGCAGCGGTACCTGACGTACCGAACCGACAAGCTGCCCACTGCGGCTGCGTCACCAGGCCGCGGCGGGAAAAGGAGGTGCTACGGGGAGTGTGCCCCGCTCACATGAGATTAACCGGCGAGTAACGAGCGCGCCAGCCCTCAGTGTTTGTGATCTACGTCGCCGCGGGGGATCGACGGCTAGGGCCTGTCCGGCGGGTCAGGGCGCGCTCGGGTGGCGTCCACCGTCCGGTGCGGGCGAGCGGGGTCTGGTGCGTGCAGCTGCAAGGCGGAGGAGGGCGGCAACGCAGTGGGGTCTCCCCTGCTCGAGCGGAGCCGAGAGCTTGGGGAAGTTGGCAACCG contains:
- a CDS encoding 3-hydroxyacyl-CoA dehydrogenase family protein; this encodes MDTPLNTVAVIGLGTMGTGIAEVLARAGREVIGIDISQAAATRAVVALETSTARAVRRERLTEEERRGILARVRTFTDLQAAADADLVIEVVPESYEIKQRIVRELDAVVRPDTIIATGTNALSVTRLAAESARPERVLGLHFFNPAPAMKLVEVVSSVLTAPAAVASVTDLAYALGKEPVAVGDRPGFVADGLLFGYLNQAAAMYEAKYASREDIDAAMKLGCGLPMGPLALLDLIGVDTARTVLDAMYAESHDRLHAPAPILKQLSEAGLTGRKSGRGFYTYAEPGSTEVVRDALTPQEDERRVPSRAVRAVGVAGSGTMASGIAEVFAKAGYDVVLAARSEEKARTAKARIGTSLARSVEKGRMSAESAAETLERITPADSYEAFADVDLALEAIAEDLEVKQQLFATLDKVCKPGAILATTTSSLPVVACARATSRPRDVIGMHFFNPAPAMKLVEVVRTVLTGDDVHATVREVCTAIRKHPVDCGDRAGFIVNALLFPYLNNAVKMVQEHYATLDDIDAAMKLGGGYPMGPFELLDVVGLDVSLAIEKVLHHEFRDPGLAPAPLLEHLVAAGCLGRKTGRGFREYARR